The DNA region GACCTGTCGAGTGACCTCGACACCAGGTCATCCCTGATCACGGGGTGGATCCATGTCGGCAGGAACCTGTCCCACCTGCGGAGGTACTGCCGACGCACGTGCACGGCCAGCAACCTCCTGTGCAGCCTCAGCGGCAGGAGCGGCAGGAGCGTGTGCAGCACCAGGATGTTCCGCCAGGAATCCTGCGAGAGGCGACGGTAGGTCCGCATCCGGAAGAGCATCTCACGCCACTGCCCCTTGCGCAGCAGCGAGTCGAACACCAGATGGCTCCCGTACACTATGCTATCTCCCACCTGCCCACTGAGCAGCAGGCGCACCCCCGCACGGGTGATCCGCCCGAACAGCTGGTTCCTCGGCTCGGATATGCTCATGTTGGGTGACTCCCTGAAGCCTGTGGGGGCCAGATCCAGCCTGCCGGCGTAGCTGTCGCTGCGCACGAAATCCACGGGCACGCCACAAGTATCCCTGATCACCTCGACGAACTCCCTCTCGTCGCAGGACATGCCCTCAAAGAGGGAAGTGAAGCCCCGGATGCCGGGGAACGCGGGGAGCTCGCCCCTCGTGGCGAGGGCCTGCGCGGTGCAGGCGATGGAGGAGGAGTCCAGGCCACCGCTGAGCAGCACCCCCACGGGCCCTACGCACCTCAGCCTGTCCCCCACACACCGCGAGAACACCTCCCACAAGTGCTCCGCATACTCCTCCTCCCGCCTGTACCGGATCTCCCTCACACCCCCAAGCTCCCAGTAGCGCTCCCCGCGCACCCCCGAGGACATCACCACCACCACGCCCCCAGCCTCCACCGAGTGAACGCCCTTATAGAAGGTGTCGGCGTACTGCTTCTCGTTGGTGAACATCTCCATGGGGGAGAGGAAGTTCCTGATGCGGTCCTCGTTGGGCTCCACGGGTATATCGGAGGCCCGGATGATGGGGTGGATCTCGGAGGCGGCGTAGAACACGCCGTCGTGCAGGGCGTAGAACAGCTGCCTCTGCCCGCTGGTGTCGCGGGCGCACAGCAGCCTGCGCTCGCGCGGGTCCCAGATGACCACCGCGAAGTCCCCCAGCAGCTTGGGGAAGGCCTCCAACCCCCACTCCTCGTAGGCCAGCAGTACCAGCTCGGCGTCGGACGGGTCCTGCGAGGGCGGCACGCCCAACAGGGCCATCAGCTCGCGCCGGGCGTCCAGCCTGGCGTCCGCGACCAGCATGCAGCCTGTGCGGGGGCTGGCAAGCGGCTGAGACTCCACCGCTTCCTGGGGGGTGACTATCAGCCTGGCTATGCCCATCGCCACTTCCCCGCGGGAGGCCGAGGCTACGCCGTCCAGCGCCCGGTAGCGCATAGCGCCCAGCATCACGCCCACCGCAGCCGATGCCCTGAGTCCGCCACGAAGATCTAATGCCACGGCGATGCCGCTCACCCCTCCACCTCCGCATCGTTCACTATCGAACGGTAGACCAGGTCGGCATGCTCGAAGCCGCTGGGGTAGGTCAGCCACCTCACCCGCCCGTGGGAGCTCAGGGCCGCCAGGGTGGGCACCAGCCTGGCCTCCTCCGCCGGCAGCAGGTAAGCCCTGTTGGCTACGTGCCTCAGGATCTCCGTGAAGGCCTCTTGAGGTGGCAGGACGGATATCTGCACATTATGACAAGTGCTCACGTCGCACCTGCGCAGCAGGTAGACGACGTCGATCGGCACGGCGCGATCCACCAACTCCCAGCGATCAGTCAGCAGCAGCCTCCGCTTCTCGTAGCCACACAGCAGGTGGGGAAGCTCCGCGAAGAGTCCCAGGGCATAGCGGGCGGTCTCCGGCCAGAGCTTCATCAAGGGCATGCTGGGCTCCCCCAACACCCGCCCATCCACCTGCCGCAGCGGCAGACTGTCGTCGGTAAGGAGCTGAGCGCCCCTCGCAAGCAGGAAGGAGGCCATAGTGGACTTCCCCTGCCCCTGGGAGCCTGCGAAGGCCAGGGCGCGCCCCCCGATCACTACGGCCGTGGCGTGCAGCACTGGGACGCCCATGCGCAGCAGGATGTATGTGCACACAGGGCCCATAGCCAGCAGGGCCATGGCCTCGAGATCCGCTCCCTCCTCGGGGTAGATGTCGACCACCCGCAGGTCGGGGTGCACGTGGCAGGTGGCCACCGAGCGCTGCCAGATCCAGGTGCCCGAGTCGCCCCTGTGCACGGTAGTGTCTACGCCGTGGATCTCGCAGGGGGCCCAGGCTACCATGCGCTCACCGTGCTCCGGCGCGGGCGCGGGCTGCAGGCGCACGGTGAGATCGGGCTCCTCGAGGCCGCCCACCGCCTCGGGAATGGGCAGCTCCAGCTGGCTGCGCACCCGCAGGCCGTGCACCACGTACGGGCGATACAGGGTGACGACGCCGGTATCAGAGATCATACGCCGCCTCCCGGTCGACCCGCCTGGGGCTCGTCATCGGGCTTATGCCCTGCAAGGACCTCCTGTCGTCGTTGACGGGCACGCCCGCCAGCTCCACCCACGCATGGGCGCGGAGATCTTCCTCCGCCTTCCACACCCCAAAGCGCAGGCGGCTGGGCAGGCCCTGCCTCCGCAGCCACATATGCAGCACCAGCGACCGGTGCAGGCACCTTGCGCCCACCGGGCAGATGTGAGCGGCGAGGGCGATCCTTCTAGCGTACCTGCGAGCCAGCCGCAGGTGCTCCCGTGACACGTCTTGAGGAGGAGCAGCCTCGCTCTCGATCTTGATCAGTATAGGGTCCAGCCCTTCGTGGCTGAGCCGCCGGTCGATGAGGATCAGGTCGCTCCAAGCTTTGGCTATCAGCTGCAGGTCTGCAAGCCTAAGCTTCATCAGCGTAGCCCTCCAGCAGCTCCTTGTTGGCCAGCGCGCGCAGGAAGTCCCGCAGGTCTCTCTCCACTGTGGGGCGGTCCACCGAGTACTCGGCGCAGATAGCGTCCACGATCTCCTCGGGGCGCTTACCCTCCTCCAGGAGGGACCATATCCTGCTGCCCACAGCGTCCAGGCCAAAGTACGTGCCGGTCTGCAGGTGCAGCAACACCACCTCATCATCTATGTGGGCTGACACCACCGCATCACTTATCTTCACCTCGTGCACCTCGTTCTTGGGATGTTCTGGGATGATTCCATGCTTAGAAGGTAATCTCCACCAATTCGGGAAAGATTGCGCTCGCGTTGAGTTGGTGTTGAGAAAGGTGGCTCGGCGCCGTGCCGCCCCGCGGCCTACCGCTCGCACACCCGCTGGCCCATTGTGAAGATCAGACGGCTTTTTGCAGGAGGGAGGATACCTGCTGATCGGCGTGGTAGGAGGAGCGCACCAGGGGACCTGACTCCACATGCTTGAACCCCAGCTCCAAAGCCTCCTGCTTGAGCTCCTCAAACTCCTGGGGAGTGTAGTACTTCTCCACAGGCAGATGCTCCCTGGAAGGTCTCAGATACTGCCCCACCGTCAATATCTCCACTCCCACACTCCTGAGATCCCTCATCACATCCCTCAGCTCCTGCCTGCTCTCCCCCAAACCCACCATCAACCCACTCTTGGTCAACACCTCTCCCCCAAGCTCCCCTGCCAGCTCCAACACCCTCAGACTCCGCTCGTACTTGGCCTGTGGCCTCACACGCCTGTGCAACCTCGGCACAGTCTCCACGTTGTGGTTGATGATCTCTGGCCCTGCCTCCACCACCTTCCTGATCGCATCCTCCTGCCCCCGAAAGTCCGGGATCAGCACCTCCACCGAGCAACCAGGTACCCTCCTGTGGATGGCCCTGATGGTGCGAGCAAAGATCTCAGCTCCCCCATCAGGTAGCTCATCCCTGGCCACGGAGGTCACCACCACATGCCTGAGCCCCAATCTGGAGACGGCCATCGCCACCCTGCCAGGCTCCAGCAGGTCGTACTCTGGAGGCCTGCCAGTCTCCACCGCACAGAACCCACAGGAGCGTGTGCACACCCTGCCCAGGATCATGA from Thermobaculum terrenum ATCC BAA-798 includes:
- a CDS encoding asparagine synthase-related protein; translation: MADLPQRLRACRPGLPFDSERCGGGGVSGIAVALDLRGGLRASAAVGVMLGAMRYRALDGVASASRGEVAMGIARLIVTPQEAVESQPLASPRTGCMLVADARLDARRELMALLGVPPSQDPSDAELVLLAYEEWGLEAFPKLLGDFAVVIWDPRERRLLCARDTSGQRQLFYALHDGVFYAASEIHPIIRASDIPVEPNEDRIRNFLSPMEMFTNEKQYADTFYKGVHSVEAGGVVVVMSSGVRGERYWELGGVREIRYRREEEYAEHLWEVFSRCVGDRLRCVGPVGVLLSGGLDSSSIACTAQALATRGELPAFPGIRGFTSLFEGMSCDEREFVEVIRDTCGVPVDFVRSDSYAGRLDLAPTGFRESPNMSISEPRNQLFGRITRAGVRLLLSGQVGDSIVYGSHLVFDSLLRKGQWREMLFRMRTYRRLSQDSWRNILVLHTLLPLLPLRLHRRLLAVHVRRQYLRRWDRFLPTWIHPVIRDDLVSRSLDRSLQLTATRLFSSPAREEERRLLYPPEVLRFPSPWPVEQSLPYADRRLHEYLLGVPPEVKYRPHPETDEFYAGSKRLLRQAMRGILPEPIRTRTSKTVFADVLPAELASSWRSYEAAFGPGGTPRIAERGYVDPRLFWERLVALRDGRSGTDAVYLMQLVGLETWLRSLEQPRERLTVVQEVAVT
- a CDS encoding HPr kinase codes for the protein MISDTGVVTLYRPYVVHGLRVRSQLELPIPEAVGGLEEPDLTVRLQPAPAPEHGERMVAWAPCEIHGVDTTVHRGDSGTWIWQRSVATCHVHPDLRVVDIYPEEGADLEAMALLAMGPVCTYILLRMGVPVLHATAVVIGGRALAFAGSQGQGKSTMASFLLARGAQLLTDDSLPLRQVDGRVLGEPSMPLMKLWPETARYALGLFAELPHLLCGYEKRRLLLTDRWELVDRAVPIDVVYLLRRCDVSTCHNVQISVLPPQEAFTEILRHVANRAYLLPAEEARLVPTLAALSSHGRVRWLTYPSGFEHADLVYRSIVNDAEVEG
- a CDS encoding lasso peptide biosynthesis B2 protein, which encodes MKLRLADLQLIAKAWSDLILIDRRLSHEGLDPILIKIESEAAPPQDVSREHLRLARRYARRIALAAHICPVGARCLHRSLVLHMWLRRQGLPSRLRFGVWKAEEDLRAHAWVELAGVPVNDDRRSLQGISPMTSPRRVDREAAYDL
- a CDS encoding PqqD family protein, with amino-acid sequence MRAVGRGAARRRATFLNTNSTRAQSFPNWWRLPSKHGIIPEHPKNEVHEVKISDAVVSAHIDDEVVLLHLQTGTYFGLDAVGSRIWSLLEEGKRPEEIVDAICAEYSVDRPTVERDLRDFLRALANKELLEGYADEA
- the lipA gene encoding lipoyl synthase: MKPDVEHMSDGRPAYELPKPSWIKARIPSGPNYQELKGLMRGLGLHTVCEEAHCPNIGDCWERRTATFMILGRVCTRSCGFCAVETGRPPEYDLLEPGRVAMAVSRLGLRHVVVTSVARDELPDGGAEIFARTIRAIHRRVPGCSVEVLIPDFRGQEDAIRKVVEAGPEIINHNVETVPRLHRRVRPQAKYERSLRVLELAGELGGEVLTKSGLMVGLGESRQELRDVMRDLRSVGVEILTVGQYLRPSREHLPVEKYYTPQEFEELKQEALELGFKHVESGPLVRSSYHADQQVSSLLQKAV